The following are encoded together in the Ovis aries strain OAR_USU_Benz2616 breed Rambouillet chromosome 15, ARS-UI_Ramb_v3.0, whole genome shotgun sequence genome:
- the LOC101121879 gene encoding LOW QUALITY PROTEIN: DNA endonuclease RBBP8-like (The sequence of the model RefSeq protein was modified relative to this genomic sequence to represent the inferred CDS: deleted 2 bases in 2 codons) — MNLSGSSYGRPSSADVSNDFKDLWTKLNEYHDKEVQGLQVKVTKLKKERILDAQRLEEFFTKNQQLREQQKVLHETIKVLEDRLRAGLCDRCAVTEEHMRKKQQEFENIRQQNLKLITELMNEKNTLQEENKKLSEQLQQKIENDQPHKATDLESEEDVIPDSPITTFSFSGTNRLRRKENLRVRYIEQTHAKLEHSGCAHELRTVPKSSAHPQHKPQESEILVADTCDQSQAPVAKPHGKSSYPPDNLATVVAETLGLCIQEESESRGPWSPLGDELYHCLEGDHKKQAFEECRRNSEDNLRFSDSKTPLQEELTARVSSPVFGAPSNVKSSLGLNTSLSPSLLETGKKTHLKTVPLSNTSASGPEKPRSKSEDGALITHHLLGTEVNKIPSQSSSNKQILINKNTSEPVSEQDSIDHIKDTDTDKYVVPLKSLGGRTKRKKIEEESEDEVICPQDSFDKENAFPFPLDSHSSMNGDYVMDKPLDLSDRFSAIQRQEKSQGSENSKIRFRQVTLYEALKPIPRDSSSSRKALRGSCGLTRDSPEEPCLQESLFQSLSKSPDNKTLLQIKEENPVFKIPLRPCEILETENLFDDTKGAGSHGPIKMKTRSVHGACEVASVLQLNPCRIAKTKSLQNNQDVSFENIQWSIDPGADLSQYKMDVTVDDTKDGSQSRLAGETVDIDCTLVSETMLLKLKKQEQKGEESPNGERKMNDSLEDMFDRTTHEEYESCLAESFLQAADEEKELSTTTKKTNTPGDKQDKVKQKAFVEPYFKGDESIMQIFQQKKEKRSRLPAQDTDFATFHLTHQRISGKLVFLLLRHVWKEVTLKKTLILVLVQKDGSLTMQCFLQKAKSRRHKC; from the exons ATGAACCTCTCAGGAAGCAGTTATGGAAGGCCTAGTTCTGCAGATGTATCTAATGATTTCAAGGATCTTTGGACAAAACTGAACGAGTATCATGATAAGGAAGTACAAGGTTTACAAGTGAAAGTAACCAAACTGAAAAAGGAACGAATTTTAGATGCACAAAGACTAGAAGAATTCTTCACCAAAAATCAACAGCTGAGAGAGCAACAGAAAGTCCTTCATGAAACCATTAAAGTGTTAGAAGATCGATTAAGAGCAGGATTATGTGATCGCTGTGCAGTAACTGAAGAACATATGCGTAAGAAGCAACAAGAGTTTGAAAATATTCGGCAGCAGAATCTTAAACTTATCACAGAGCTTATGAATGAAAAGAACACTctacaggaagaaaataaaaagctttctgaACAGCTGCAGCAGAAAATTGAGAATGATCAACCACATAAAGCAACTGATCTTGAATCTGAGGAAGATGTTATTCCAGATTCACCAATAACAACCTTTTCATTTTCTGGCACTAATCGGCTACGAAGAAAGGAGAACCTCCGTGTCCGATATATAGAGCAAACACATGCTAAACTGGAGCACTCTGGCTGTGCACATGAATTGAGAACAGTACCAAAGTCTTCAGCTCATCCACAACATAAACCTCAGGAAAGTGAAATTCTAGTGGCTGACACTTGTGATCAGAGTCAAGCTCCAGTGGCTAAACCACATGGAAAAAGCAGTTATCCTCCTGATAATTTAGCTACAGTAGTTGCTGAAACACTTGGACTTTGTATTCAAGAAGAATCTGAATCTCGAGGCCCTTGGAGCCCTCTTGGTGATGAGCTCTACCACTGTCTGGAAGGAGATCACAAAAAACAAGCTTTTGAGGAATGTAGAAGAAATAGTGAAGATAATTTAAGGTTTTCAGATTCAAAGACTCCACTTCAAGAAGAATTGACTGCTCGAGTATCATCTCCTGTATTTGGAGCTCCCTCTAACGTGAAAAGTAGTTTAGGTTTGAATACAagtttgtccccttctcttttagagact gggaaaaaaacccatCTGAAAACCGTGCCCCTCAGCAATACTTCTGCTTCTGGACCAGAGAAACCTAGATCAAAATCTGAAGATGGAGCCCTTATCACACATCATCTTCTTGGGACTGAAGTGAACAAGATCCCTAGTCAGTCATCTTCTAATAAGCAGatacttataaataaaaatacaagtgaaCCTGTAAGTGAGCAGGATAGTATTGATCACATTAAAGATACTGATACAGATAAATATGTGGTACCACTGAAGTCACTGGGAGGcagaaccaaaaggaagaaaattgaggaagaaagtgaagatgaagtaATCTGTCCCCAAGACTCCTTTGATAAAGaaaatgcttttccttttccACTGGATAGTCATTCTTCCATGAATGGAGACTACGTGATGGATAAACCTCTGGATCTGTCTGATCGATTTTCAGCTATCCAACGTCAAGAGAAAAGCCAAGGAAGTGAGAACTCTAAAATCAGATTTAGGCAAGTGACTCTCTATGAGGCTCTGAAGcccattccaagggactcttcctCAAGCCGCAAGGCCTTGAGAGGAAGCTGTGGGCTAACCAGAGACTCCCCGGAAGAACCTTGT TTACAGGAgtcccttttccagtccttgagTAAATCTCCAGATAATAAAACACTGTtacaaataaaggaagaaaacccaGTATTTAAAATCCCTCTTCGTCCATGTGAAATTTTGGAGACAGAGAATCTTTTTGATGACACAAAGGGCGCTGGTTCTCATGGGCCTATAAAGATGAAAACCAGATCAGTCCATGGAGCATGTGAAgttgcatcagttcttcagttaaaTCCATGTAGAATTGCTAAAACAAAATCTCTACAAAACAACCAAGATGTATCCTTTGAAAATATCCAGTGGAGTATAGATCCAGGAGCAGACCTTTCCCAGTATAAAATGGATGTTACTGTAGATGATACAAAGGATGGCAGTCAGTCAAGATTAGCAGGAGAGACAGTGGACATAGACTGTACATTGGTTAGTGAAACCATGCTCTTAAAACTGAAGAAGCAAGagcagaagggagaagagagtccaaatggagaaagaaagatgaatgaTAGCTTGGAAGATATGTTTGATCGGACGACACATGAAGAATATGAGTCCTGTTTGGCAGAGAGCTTCCTGCAGGCAGCAGATGAAGAGAAGGAATTGTCAACTactacaaaaaaaac aaacactcctGGTGATAAACAAGATAAAGTCAAACAGAAAGCATTTGTGGAGCCATATTTTAAAGGTGATGAAAG TATTATGCAGATTTTCcagcagaagaaagagaaaagaagtcgACTTCCTGCTCAAGACACCGATTTCGCTACATTCCACCTAACACACCAGAGAATTTCTGGGAAGTTGGTTTTCCTTCTACTCAGACATGTATGGAAAGAGGTTACATTAAAGAAGACCTTGATCCTTGTCCTCGTCCAAAAAGACGGCAGCCTTACAATGCAATGTTTTCTCCAAAAGGCAAAGAGCAGAAGACATAAATGTTGA